One stretch of Punica granatum isolate Tunisia-2019 chromosome 5, ASM765513v2, whole genome shotgun sequence DNA includes these proteins:
- the LOC116207461 gene encoding uncharacterized protein LOC116207461 codes for MASHLIPCQTHKHPSLLPTLLAPRRGWNRARAGFRIRVSDGADSYLDMWKKAVNRERKSIEFQNIADNKVPSGGDQRVVDLEAKSVEFQKLLEVPREERDRVQRMQVIDRAAAAIAAARSVIQEKGSLESGRDEAARLAKWDLDDHENEEQSGIVFLPASEANSNGVPGPDFWSWTPPSANDQTSLDADPQAISKPSVYPTPTNPVIEKERSADVLSIPFESKFRESVINPLLLPLQSLTETEKLKGLPSLKEDEKISAISSANATEAADALGKAEELPSSGVNPDGSRWWGQTGIEKRPDGVICRWTLRRGVSADQVTEWQEKFWEASDEFGYKELGSEKSGRDSHGNVWREFWRESMRQEAGLVHLEKTADKWGKNGKGEEWQEKWWEHYDASGQADKWAHKWCSIDPKTPLEAGHAHVWHERWGEKYDGCGGSTKYTDKWAERCEDGGGWWSKWGDKWDENFDPNGHGVKQGEKWWQGGDGSRWNRTWGEHHNGSGWVHKYGKSSCGEHWDTHAQQETWYERFPHFGFYHCFDNSVQLREVPRPSEILGD; via the exons ATGGCGTCCCATCTCATCCCATGCCAAACCCACAAACACCCGTCCCTGTTACCGACATTGCTGGCTCCACGCAGGGGTTGGAACAGGGCAAGGGCTGGTTTTAGGATTAGGGTTTCCGATGGCGCGGACTCCTACCTCGACATGTGGAAGAAGGCGGTGAACCGGGAGAGGAAGTCCATCGAGTTCCAGAACATCGCGGACAACAAGGTCCCGAGCGGTGGAGACCAGAGAGTGGTGGACTTGGAGGCGAAGAGCGTGGAGTTCCAGAAGCTTCTCGAAGTCCCCCGGGAGGAGCGGGACCGGGTCCAGCGGATGCAGGTCATCGACCGGGCAGCTGCTGCGATTGCAGCGGCTCGCTCTGTGATTCAGGAGAAGGGGAGTCTTGAGAGCGGACGGGACGAAGCGGCGAGACTTGCAAAGTGGGATTTGGATGATCATGAAAATg AGGAGCAGAGTGGAATCGTATTCTTACCTGCATCAGAAGCCAATTCTAATGGTGTACCGGGCCCAGATTTCTGGTCTTGGACGCCTCCCTCAGCTAATGATCAGACCTCACTTGATGCTGATCCCCAGGCAATCAGTAAACCTTCTGTGTATCCAACTCCTACCAATCCTGTTATTGAAAAGGAACGATCAGCAGATGTCCTCTCCATTCCTTTCGAGAGCAAGTTTCGTGAAAGTGTCATAAACCCTCTCCTTCTACCTCTTCAGTCCCTGACGGAGACTGAGAAGCTCAAGGGCTTGCCTTCTTTGAAAGAGGATGAAAAAATCAGTGCCATATCCTCTGCAAATGCTACAGAAGCAGCCGATGCCCTGGGCAAGGCAGAGGAGTTACCGTCTTCAGGAGTGAATCCTGATGGGTCAAGATGGTGGGGGCAGACAGGAATTGAAAAGAGGCCCGATGGTGTGATTTGTAGATGGACGTTGAGAAGGGGTGTTAGTGCTGATCAAGTCACTGAGTGGCAGGAGAAGTTTTGGGAGGCTTCTGATGAGTTCGGGTACAAAGAACTGGGTTCTGAGAAATCAGGACGGGACTCCCATGGGAATGTGTGGCGTGAATTTTGGAGGGAGTCGATGCGGCAG GAAGCGGGACTTGTGCATCTTGAGAAAACAGCCGATAAGTGGGGCAAGAATGGGAAAGGCGAAGAGTGGCAAGAGAAGTGGTGGGAGCATTACGATGCTTCTGGGCAGGCCGACAAGTGGGCCCACAAGTGGTGCAGCATTGACCCGAAGACACCCCTTGAGGCTGGTCATGCTCATGTTTGGCACGAAAG GTGGGGAGAGAAGTATGATGGGTGTGGTGGAAGCACCAAGTACACGGACAAGTGGGCCGAGCGGTGTGAGGACGGAGGTGGGTGGTGGTCGAAGTGGGGAGACAAGTGGGACGAGAACTTTGATCCAAACGGGCATGGGGTCAAGCAAGGGGAGAAGTGGTGGCAGGGAGGGGACGGGTCCCGCTGGAACCGCACTTGGGGAGAGCACCACAATGGGTCAGGATGGGTCCACAAGTACGGCAAGAGCAGCTGCGGAGAGCACTGGGACACGCACGCTCAGCAGGAGACTTGGTATGAGAGGTTTCCTCACTTTGGGTTCTACCACTGCTTCGATAACTCGGTCCAACTCCGAGAAGTTCCCAGGCCTTCTGAGATTTTGGGAGATTAG
- the LOC116208998 gene encoding basic proline-rich protein-like: MSSVVPAVLSSTLLKKSIIPFSSSINPIRLISPPTPNYPRSCPPISPRRAGEAYADGGGPPLLAMPVHDPPGPFPEIFPGGKAPMEFPPHAPDYSPLTAPPELPTTVPPPSFDPIGPVPQEVPADPPPGGPGPNPGPDFPGPPIPSPSKPEVPPPHMPDIVPPRPPEIDPPPTGPPDIIPPPSMPPDIPPPLQEIPAVF; the protein is encoded by the coding sequence ATGTCGAGCGTTGTTCCAGCAGTCCTTTCATCCACCCTCCTGAAGAAATCCATCAtccccttctcctcctccatcaACCCGATCCGACTGATAAGTCCTCCAACGCCGAATTATCCACGTTCATGTCCTCCGATTTCGCCGAGAAGGGCCGGCGAAGCATATGCTGATGGTGGGGGTCCGCCACTTTTGGCGATGCCAGTCCATGACCCGCCTGGCCCGTTCCCAGAGATCTTCCCGGGGGGCAAGGCCCCGATGGAGTTCCCTCCTCACGCCCCCGACTACAGCCCCTTGACTGCGCCGCCAGAGCTGCCGACCACTGTCCCACCTCCCAGCTTCGACCCGATTGGGCCAGTCCCCCAGGAGGTGCCCGCTGATCCTCCGCCAGGTGGTCCGGGTCCCAACCCGGGTCCGGATTTCCCAGGCCCGCCGATTCCTTCTCCCTCAAAGCCCGAGGTGCCGCCACCCCATATGCCGGATATCGTTCCTCCTAGGCCACCGGAGATTGATCCTCCGCCGACAGGCCCACCGGATATCATTCCCCCACCGTCAATGCCACCAGATATTCCACCGCCGCTGCAAGAAATTCCGGCCGTTTTCTGA